A single window of Archangium gephyra DNA harbors:
- a CDS encoding GNAT family N-acetyltransferase, which yields MTRQTPPESDGPREKGAERSEGSSRPLASGTPSTNGMTGPGDPWAHAGLPRESVRDDRGDLVLTHTPTTREGRPWADLAWRMPQVDAARCADVLRSTLRGWVLSTEDEALATELIARGARVLRHAHGYSHDLRADPAPSSWSAPEGPAGLRLTGVERTAEELARLLLAAYPPGHPDCFGWTPAEARQEVAGILAGKVLGPLLPCSGLALDGDKVVGVCLVILRDGTPPHGGPWVIEVYRHPAPRYAGAGAALLRRALWLATQAELPALSLVVSDGNPARRVYERLGFRHVGASRTLELPT from the coding sequence ATGACAAGGCAGACACCACCGGAGAGCGACGGGCCACGAGAGAAGGGAGCCGAGCGAAGCGAGGGCTCGAGCCGTCCTCTGGCCTCGGGCACCCCCAGCACGAACGGCATGACGGGGCCCGGAGACCCCTGGGCGCACGCGGGACTGCCACGTGAGTCCGTGCGGGACGACAGGGGGGACCTCGTCCTCACGCATACGCCCACCACCCGCGAGGGGCGGCCCTGGGCGGACCTCGCCTGGCGCATGCCGCAGGTGGACGCGGCCCGGTGCGCCGACGTGCTGCGCTCCACCCTGCGCGGCTGGGTTCTCTCCACGGAGGATGAGGCCCTGGCCACGGAGCTCATCGCTCGAGGCGCCCGGGTCCTGCGGCACGCGCATGGGTATTCCCATGACCTGCGGGCCGATCCCGCGCCCTCCTCCTGGAGCGCCCCCGAAGGACCGGCGGGCCTCCGCCTGACAGGGGTCGAGCGCACCGCCGAGGAGCTGGCGCGGCTGCTGCTCGCGGCCTATCCGCCAGGGCACCCGGACTGCTTCGGATGGACCCCCGCGGAGGCACGGCAGGAGGTCGCCGGGATTCTCGCGGGGAAGGTGCTGGGTCCCCTCCTGCCGTGCAGCGGGCTCGCGCTCGATGGAGACAAGGTCGTTGGGGTCTGTCTCGTCATCCTGCGTGACGGGACGCCGCCCCATGGAGGCCCGTGGGTGATCGAGGTGTACCGGCATCCCGCGCCCCGGTATGCGGGGGCCGGCGCCGCGCTGTTGCGCCGTGCGCTGTGGCTCGCGACCCAGGCGGAATTGCCGGCCCTGAGTCTCGTCGTGAGCGACGGCAACCCGGCACGGCGGGTATATGAGCGCCTCGGATTCCGGCACGTGGGCGCCTCCCGGACACTCGAGCTGCCTACCTGA
- a CDS encoding DUF2381 family protein codes for MPVLSAAALLRLVLLAAPVEASAPPACEMGMRHLELTADTPREAVSVCIHPGLTTSLLFDAKLARVELPGRERFVVMEAETGLALVPTGVFVQGERVPVRITFQDGAAPAIATFTLVVHPSEAARQVQVTRQPRSLESYREGERQARAEARQCGEDKARLEAECSGQRGLLGLIAQELLGEGGIADKNIIKGVSSRPGNTLHSEEARSYCSNTTRLEDGRKVMRLAVELELRNHGSTPWTPAGAVLVGPNGEEWKVMGVWPLKPIAPGNQRSVAVEMEMTEEAARGTFTLKLWGQEAGSGSEHFDGVTFP; via the coding sequence ATGCCCGTGCTCTCCGCCGCTGCCCTGTTGCGACTCGTGTTGCTTGCCGCTCCCGTGGAGGCCTCCGCGCCGCCTGCCTGTGAAATGGGCATGCGCCACCTGGAGCTGACGGCGGACACGCCCCGCGAGGCAGTGAGTGTGTGCATCCACCCGGGACTCACCACCAGCCTCCTCTTCGACGCGAAGCTCGCGCGTGTGGAGTTACCCGGGCGAGAGCGTTTCGTGGTGATGGAGGCGGAGACGGGCCTCGCTCTCGTGCCCACGGGGGTCTTTGTACAGGGCGAGCGCGTGCCGGTGCGCATCACCTTCCAGGATGGAGCGGCCCCGGCGATTGCCACTTTCACCCTGGTGGTGCACCCGTCCGAGGCCGCGCGGCAGGTACAGGTGACACGCCAACCACGCTCGCTCGAGTCCTACCGGGAAGGTGAGCGACAGGCGCGGGCCGAAGCGCGGCAGTGCGGGGAGGACAAGGCGCGCCTGGAGGCGGAGTGCAGCGGGCAGCGCGGACTGCTGGGCCTGATCGCCCAGGAATTACTGGGGGAGGGGGGCATCGCCGATAAGAACATCATCAAGGGCGTCAGCTCGCGTCCGGGCAACACCCTCCACTCCGAGGAGGCTCGCAGCTATTGCTCGAACACCACGCGCCTGGAGGACGGGCGAAAGGTGATGCGGCTGGCCGTGGAACTGGAGTTACGAAACCACGGGAGCACGCCCTGGACGCCCGCGGGGGCGGTGCTGGTGGGGCCGAATGGAGAGGAGTGGAAGGTGATGGGCGTGTGGCCGTTGAAACCGATTGCTCCGGGCAACCAGCGCAGCGTCGCGGTGGAGATGGAAATGACGGAGGAGGCGGCGCGCGGCACCTTCACCCTGAAGTTGTGGGGCCAGGAGGCAGGCAGTGGGAGCGAGCACTTCGACGGCGTGACCTTCCCGTAG
- a CDS encoding DUF2019 domain-containing protein — translation MKLEELVEQFALKVAAQTEAIWRGDPKTGNKHARKYGAAVDKLLAHGDAGREALLVLLEHERMDVRVMAAAHLLRYRTAEARAVLEEAARGEGMIPFCAQQALKRWKEGTWALDPG, via the coding sequence ATGAAGTTGGAGGAACTCGTCGAGCAGTTCGCCCTGAAGGTGGCCGCGCAAACCGAGGCCATCTGGCGAGGCGACCCCAAAACCGGGAACAAGCACGCCAGGAAGTACGGTGCCGCGGTCGACAAGCTCCTGGCTCACGGCGATGCCGGGCGTGAGGCCCTCCTCGTGCTGCTCGAGCATGAACGCATGGACGTGCGCGTCATGGCCGCCGCACATCTCCTCCGCTATCGGACGGCCGAGGCCAGAGCGGTTCTAGAGGAGGCAGCGAGGGGCGAAGGGATGATCCCCTTTTGCGCTCAGCAAGCACTGAAGCGATGGAAGGAAGGTACCTGGGCCCTCGACCCGGGATAA
- a CDS encoding D-alanyl-D-alanine carboxypeptidase family protein encodes MSSSPSPGPRTWVATLSLVLSALALVALPATAHAAAGGAQLVSSERLNPGQALSAADGRYRLVMQSDGNLVYYQDGSARWQSGTGVANSWAIMQGDGNLVVYNPSNVALWQSGTGGNSGAFLALQDDGNVVIYNATATRALWQTSTVVLPPRISNGQVLYSGTSVRSEDGRHRLVMQSDGNLVFYRGGVAKWSSGTASPGARAVMQADGNLVVYNPSNVALWQSGTGGNTGAFLAVQDDGNVVIYNAAATRALWQTNTVLYASRLNPGETLGSARELRSPDEKHRLVMQADGNLVVYSPTGAARWWTGTSSSSARAVMQADGNLVVYNSSNVALWQSGTSGYSGAWLALQNDGNLVIYDASGTARWWIGGYSPPTVPTSCSAVTSPVGSDQTVLAEGFRVHKCAADAVGRMIRDARAAGISLTGWGWRSVESQIQLRREHCGTSYYAIYEMPSSQCSPPTARPGYSQHERGLALDFASMSSSSSGFAWLRANAARYGFYNLPSESWHWSTTGL; translated from the coding sequence ATGTCTTCATCCCCTTCCCCTGGCCCCCGTACCTGGGTGGCCACGCTGAGCCTGGTGCTCTCGGCCCTGGCCCTGGTGGCGCTGCCGGCCACCGCGCACGCCGCCGCGGGTGGCGCCCAGCTCGTGTCCAGCGAACGCCTCAACCCGGGCCAGGCCCTGTCCGCCGCGGACGGCCGCTACCGGCTCGTCATGCAATCCGACGGCAACCTCGTGTACTACCAGGACGGGTCCGCCCGCTGGCAGTCCGGCACCGGCGTCGCCAACTCGTGGGCCATCATGCAGGGCGACGGCAACCTCGTCGTGTACAACCCCTCCAACGTGGCGCTCTGGCAGAGCGGCACCGGCGGCAACAGCGGCGCCTTCCTCGCGCTCCAGGACGACGGCAACGTCGTCATCTACAACGCCACCGCCACGCGCGCCCTCTGGCAGACCAGCACCGTCGTCCTCCCGCCCAGGATCTCCAATGGCCAGGTGCTGTACAGCGGAACCTCCGTGCGGTCCGAGGATGGCCGGCACCGGCTCGTCATGCAGAGTGACGGCAACCTCGTCTTCTACCGCGGCGGCGTCGCGAAGTGGTCGTCGGGGACCGCGTCTCCCGGCGCCCGCGCCGTCATGCAGGCCGACGGCAACCTCGTCGTGTACAACCCCTCCAACGTGGCGCTCTGGCAGAGCGGCACCGGCGGCAACACCGGTGCGTTCCTCGCGGTCCAGGATGACGGCAACGTCGTCATCTACAACGCCGCGGCCACGCGCGCCCTGTGGCAGACCAACACCGTCCTGTACGCGAGCCGGTTGAATCCCGGGGAGACGCTCGGCTCCGCCAGGGAGCTCCGCTCTCCGGACGAGAAGCACCGGCTCGTCATGCAGGCCGATGGCAACCTCGTCGTGTACAGCCCCACCGGCGCGGCCCGCTGGTGGACGGGGACGTCGTCGTCCAGCGCCCGCGCCGTCATGCAGGCCGACGGCAACCTCGTCGTGTACAACTCCTCCAACGTGGCGCTCTGGCAGAGCGGCACCTCCGGTTACAGCGGCGCGTGGCTCGCCCTCCAGAACGACGGCAACCTCGTCATCTATGACGCCAGCGGAACGGCCCGCTGGTGGATCGGCGGCTACTCGCCTCCCACGGTGCCAACGAGCTGCAGCGCGGTGACGTCTCCGGTCGGTTCGGACCAGACCGTCCTCGCCGAGGGCTTCCGCGTCCACAAGTGCGCCGCAGACGCCGTCGGCCGGATGATTCGCGACGCGCGCGCCGCGGGGATCAGCCTGACCGGCTGGGGCTGGCGCTCCGTGGAGAGCCAGATCCAACTGCGCCGGGAGCACTGCGGCACCAGCTACTACGCCATCTACGAGATGCCCTCGTCCCAGTGCAGTCCGCCGACCGCCCGGCCCGGGTACTCACAGCACGAGCGGGGGCTCGCCCTCGACTTCGCCAGCATGAGCAGCAGCTCGTCCGGCTTCGCGTGGCTCCGGGCGAACGCCGCCAGGTACGGCTTCTACAACCTGCCGTCCGAGTCCTGGCACTGGAGCACGACCGGGCTCTGA
- a CDS encoding serine/threonine protein kinase, which yields MSTAAPRAPVPFGQYRLIDRLAVGGMAELFLAQQSGPDGFEKPVVIKRIRPHLSRQSAFVRMFLNEARLAAQLNHPNIVQIHDLGKVGDSYYIGMEYLFGRDMRRVVPKAESLGIPFPMVYALKIASSVCEGLYYAHQKVDLYGSPLNIVHRDVTPENIFVCFDGTVKVLDFGIAKAANRVEQTRAGELRGKLSYLSPEQCLGKPLDHRSDIFSLGSVLYEWLTGFKLFTGESDVAVMRSIVDGKVYAPSYFRADIPEPVEAILMKALERDRDKRYPTAWHFQQDLDRFLNTYDFTPSSLHLSNFLKQLFLDELEEEQRRLKPQEPAPFSAPAPTTQPELESVLPVEEPSGSERIVAVPVTAAQLESLEALARKHGVPVGKMVGELLSVWLKYR from the coding sequence ATGTCTACAGCCGCCCCCCGCGCTCCCGTGCCGTTCGGCCAGTACAGGCTCATCGATCGCCTCGCCGTGGGCGGCATGGCGGAGCTGTTCCTCGCCCAGCAGTCCGGCCCGGACGGCTTCGAGAAGCCCGTCGTCATCAAGCGGATCCGCCCGCACCTGTCGCGGCAGTCGGCCTTCGTGCGCATGTTCCTCAACGAGGCGCGGCTGGCCGCCCAGCTCAACCACCCCAACATCGTGCAGATCCACGACCTGGGGAAGGTGGGGGACAGCTACTACATCGGCATGGAGTACCTCTTCGGCCGGGACATGCGGCGGGTGGTGCCCAAGGCCGAGTCGCTGGGGATTCCCTTCCCCATGGTGTACGCGCTGAAGATCGCCTCGTCCGTGTGCGAGGGCCTCTATTACGCGCACCAGAAGGTGGACCTGTACGGCTCGCCGCTGAACATCGTCCACCGGGACGTGACGCCGGAGAACATCTTCGTGTGCTTCGACGGCACGGTGAAGGTGCTGGACTTCGGCATCGCCAAGGCGGCCAACCGGGTGGAGCAGACGCGCGCGGGAGAGCTGCGCGGCAAGCTCAGCTACCTCAGCCCCGAGCAGTGTCTGGGCAAGCCGCTGGATCACCGCAGCGACATCTTCTCGCTGGGCTCCGTCCTCTACGAGTGGCTCACCGGCTTCAAGCTCTTCACCGGCGAGTCGGACGTGGCCGTCATGCGCAGCATCGTGGATGGCAAGGTGTACGCGCCCTCGTACTTCCGCGCGGACATCCCCGAGCCCGTGGAGGCCATCCTCATGAAGGCCCTGGAGCGCGACCGGGACAAGCGCTACCCCACGGCCTGGCACTTCCAACAGGACCTGGATCGCTTCCTCAACACGTACGACTTCACCCCCTCCAGCCTCCACCTCTCCAACTTCCTCAAGCAGCTCTTCCTGGACGAGCTGGAGGAGGAGCAGCGGCGGCTCAAGCCCCAGGAGCCGGCGCCGTTCTCCGCGCCCGCGCCCACCACGCAGCCGGAGCTGGAGTCCGTGCTCCCGGTGGAGGAGCCCTCGGGCAGCGAGCGGATTGTCGCGGTGCCCGTCACCGCCGCGCAGCTCGAGTCGCTGGAGGCCCTGGCCCGCAAGCATGGCGTCCCCGTGGGCAAGATGGTGGGGGAGCTCCTCTCGGTCTGGCTCAAGTACCGCTGA
- a CDS encoding translation initiation factor: MAKQDPKEKGFNNPFARLQDLRDTLPSTKPQVRREDFPDTPPPGGPERAVVRLETDRTGKEVTVVEGLGLPAAGMQEWLQALQRGLACTGAVEGERLVLRGDHRFKLPDLLLRRGVQRVVHG; the protein is encoded by the coding sequence ATGGCGAAGCAGGATCCGAAGGAGAAGGGCTTCAACAACCCGTTCGCCCGGCTTCAGGACTTGCGTGACACGCTGCCCTCCACGAAGCCGCAGGTGCGCCGGGAGGACTTCCCCGACACACCGCCACCGGGAGGACCCGAGCGCGCGGTGGTGCGGCTCGAGACGGATCGCACGGGCAAGGAGGTGACGGTGGTGGAGGGGCTGGGCCTGCCCGCGGCCGGGATGCAGGAGTGGCTCCAGGCCCTGCAACGGGGACTGGCCTGTACGGGCGCGGTGGAGGGGGAGCGGCTGGTGCTGCGGGGAGATCACCGCTTCAAGCTGCCGGATCTCCTGCTACGCCGGGGCGTGCAGCGCGTGGTACATGGCTGA
- a CDS encoding serine/threonine protein kinase encodes MSTHPPFPSPEHPILRGAVAALNPPGTSPLPVGTRIGGDVVEGVLGSGGFATVYRVRSPSGYVSALKLLPLDEGPERAERAWREMSLGTRLSHPNLVRQLGAGQWPVENPRFLWVKLELVEGPTLDEWGLAPGRTRGEVMDRVLEVARALAVSHEAGVLHRDVKEANILVRQKTGEAVLVDFGVAWHPAYPTLTKGMFPPGTPAYRAPEAWAYGRAHAGEPGAHYRAGVGDDLYALGVVLYRLLTGRFPFRPAEHGGEDVEAVLHRVPLPPHLVNPRVPLEVEAVCLRLLAKTPEARYPDAVTLCQVLEELRARTDVDWTGVLHPERRRPVKPWMRWGRGLTVVGVGLAVALGVWWLGSGQEVAPGGPAPEPVPAVAAPPSEAPPPPAAAPPLALRKDSAPVKQQQTSGPQPETVPKRRGASVRNACLGLTGAALQACMGAVQQVPPVSPVPPPQACPAGAVETMTGTLGLRIGEYRSMDWNDVRGRGVQVHEDSPLRVAGAWEAGANRWGEGYKIALPDETWLFGRLYVKEGRVYGRFTEARTPLGVTYPMCLELLDTDGNVGLELWPGSGPGKMLVDPVVRVRVVDRFK; translated from the coding sequence GTGTCCACACATCCGCCATTCCCCAGCCCCGAGCACCCCATTCTCCGCGGCGCAGTGGCCGCCCTGAATCCACCCGGCACCTCCCCGCTGCCGGTGGGCACCCGGATTGGTGGAGACGTGGTGGAGGGAGTCCTGGGCAGTGGCGGCTTCGCCACGGTGTACCGGGTACGCAGCCCCAGCGGCTACGTGTCCGCCCTCAAGCTGCTGCCGCTGGACGAGGGCCCCGAGCGCGCCGAGCGCGCCTGGCGCGAGATGTCGCTGGGTACACGCCTGAGCCACCCCAACCTCGTGCGCCAACTGGGGGCGGGACAGTGGCCCGTGGAAAATCCGCGCTTCCTGTGGGTGAAGCTGGAACTGGTGGAGGGCCCCACCCTGGACGAGTGGGGACTGGCGCCCGGACGCACCCGAGGCGAGGTGATGGACCGGGTGCTGGAGGTGGCACGGGCGCTGGCGGTGTCGCACGAGGCGGGCGTGCTCCACCGGGACGTGAAGGAGGCCAACATCCTGGTGCGTCAGAAGACGGGCGAGGCGGTGCTGGTGGACTTCGGGGTGGCCTGGCACCCGGCGTACCCCACGCTGACGAAGGGGATGTTTCCCCCGGGCACGCCGGCCTACCGCGCCCCCGAGGCGTGGGCCTATGGCCGTGCGCACGCGGGCGAGCCAGGGGCGCACTACCGGGCGGGCGTGGGGGATGACCTGTACGCGCTCGGAGTCGTGCTCTACCGGTTGCTGACGGGCCGCTTCCCCTTCCGGCCCGCCGAGCACGGGGGCGAGGACGTGGAGGCGGTGCTGCACCGGGTGCCCCTGCCACCGCACCTCGTCAACCCGCGAGTGCCCCTGGAGGTGGAGGCGGTGTGCCTGCGGCTGCTGGCCAAGACGCCCGAGGCGCGCTACCCGGACGCCGTGACGTTGTGCCAGGTGCTGGAGGAGTTGAGGGCCCGGACGGACGTGGACTGGACGGGAGTGCTGCACCCGGAGCGGCGGCGCCCGGTGAAGCCCTGGATGCGCTGGGGCCGGGGGCTGACGGTGGTGGGCGTGGGGTTGGCCGTGGCGCTGGGGGTCTGGTGGCTCGGCTCCGGCCAGGAAGTGGCGCCAGGGGGACCCGCGCCGGAACCTGTGCCGGCCGTGGCCGCGCCTCCCTCCGAGGCGCCCCCTCCCCCGGCCGCCGCCCCGCCGCTGGCGCTCCGAAAGGACAGTGCCCCCGTGAAGCAGCAGCAGACGTCTGGCCCCCAGCCCGAAACGGTCCCCAAGCGCCGGGGGGCCTCCGTGCGCAATGCGTGTCTCGGCCTCACCGGCGCCGCCTTGCAGGCCTGCATGGGGGCTGTGCAGCAGGTGCCACCCGTGAGCCCCGTACCGCCTCCCCAAGCGTGCCCCGCCGGGGCCGTGGAGACCATGACGGGCACGCTCGGCCTGCGCATCGGGGAATACAGGAGCATGGACTGGAACGATGTGCGGGGCAGGGGCGTGCAGGTACACGAGGACTCGCCGCTCCGCGTGGCGGGCGCGTGGGAGGCGGGAGCGAACCGCTGGGGCGAGGGCTACAAGATCGCGCTGCCAGACGAGACCTGGCTCTTCGGAAGGCTCTACGTCAAGGAGGGGCGGGTGTACGGCCGCTTCACCGAGGCACGCACGCCCCTCGGGGTGACGTACCCGATGTGCCTGGAGTTGCTGGATACGGATGGCAACGTCGGCCTGGAGCTATGGCCCGGTAGCGGGCCGGGGAAGATGCTGGTGGACCCTGTCGTGCGGGTGCGGGTGGTGGATCGATTCAAGTAG
- a CDS encoding oxidoreductase — MSNQALSKSVLITGCSTGIGRATALRLVRAGWKVYATARSVEKLGELEAAGCRTLALDVTDEASMAAAVRRVEQEDGAVGVLINNAGYSQSGALETVELEDVRRQFETNVFGLLRLTQLVLPGMRRQGWGKVVNIGSMGGRLTFPGGGAYHATKYAVEALSDALRFEVRGFGVDVVLVQPGLIRTEFSQTAVGGMSASLEKADGPYAGFNSAVARSTQEAYVKGPLAKLGGEAEDVARVIQRALEARRPRARYTVTASAKVMLAQRAMMPDGMWDAFLRTQFPQPGARS, encoded by the coding sequence ATGTCGAACCAGGCTCTGTCGAAGTCGGTCCTCATCACCGGGTGCTCCACGGGCATCGGGCGAGCCACGGCGTTGCGGCTGGTGCGGGCCGGGTGGAAGGTGTACGCGACGGCGCGGAGCGTGGAGAAGCTGGGGGAGCTGGAGGCGGCGGGCTGCCGCACGCTGGCGCTGGACGTGACGGACGAGGCGTCCATGGCGGCGGCGGTGCGCCGGGTGGAGCAGGAGGACGGGGCGGTGGGGGTGCTCATCAACAACGCGGGCTACAGCCAGTCGGGCGCGCTGGAGACGGTGGAGCTCGAGGACGTGCGCCGGCAGTTCGAGACGAACGTGTTCGGGCTGCTGCGGCTCACGCAGCTGGTGCTGCCGGGCATGCGGCGGCAGGGCTGGGGCAAGGTGGTGAACATCGGCTCCATGGGCGGCAGGCTGACGTTCCCCGGGGGCGGGGCGTACCACGCGACGAAGTACGCGGTGGAGGCGCTCAGTGATGCGCTGCGCTTCGAGGTGCGGGGCTTCGGGGTGGACGTGGTGCTGGTGCAGCCGGGGCTCATCCGCACCGAGTTCAGCCAGACGGCGGTGGGCGGCATGAGCGCCAGCCTGGAGAAGGCGGACGGGCCCTACGCGGGCTTCAACTCGGCGGTGGCCCGCTCCACCCAGGAGGCCTACGTCAAGGGGCCGTTGGCGAAGCTGGGCGGCGAGGCGGAGGACGTGGCGCGGGTCATCCAGCGCGCCCTCGAGGCCCGCCGGCCCCGTGCGCGCTACACCGTCACCGCCTCGGCGAAGGTGATGCTGGCGCAGCGGGCGATGATGCCGGATGGCATGTGGGACGCCTTCCTGCGCACGCAGTTCCCCCAGCCCGGCGCGAGGAGCTGA
- the truA gene encoding tRNA pseudouridine(38-40) synthase TruA produces the protein MPRLKLTLEYDGTRYVGWQVQPNGVSIQARLRQALEQLLGEQVELEVAGRTDSGVHATGQVVCFGTPRVLPLKAYWKGLNGLLPEDIAVVRAEEVPPEFDPRRWSHGKRYRYRVSNRPSRSPLRRFTHWEVFSPLDVEAMRRGAAHLLGRHDYSAFRASDCQAAHAVREVRRVDIQGTSGEEVSVTVEGTAFLKHMVRNLVGTLVEVGKGRRPDTWVAEVLASRERKRAGPTAPAHGLVLEEVFYGDGPPPRTPGGTADGDDEE, from the coding sequence ATGCCCCGCCTGAAGCTGACCCTCGAATACGACGGCACCCGGTATGTGGGCTGGCAGGTGCAGCCCAATGGCGTCTCCATCCAGGCCCGGCTCCGCCAGGCGCTCGAGCAGTTGCTCGGCGAGCAGGTGGAGCTGGAGGTGGCCGGCCGCACGGACTCCGGGGTGCATGCCACCGGGCAGGTGGTGTGCTTCGGCACCCCGCGCGTGCTGCCGCTCAAGGCGTACTGGAAGGGGCTCAACGGGCTGTTGCCCGAGGACATCGCCGTCGTCCGGGCCGAGGAGGTGCCGCCCGAGTTCGATCCGCGCCGCTGGTCCCACGGCAAGCGCTACCGGTACCGGGTGAGCAACAGGCCCTCGCGCTCGCCGCTGCGCCGCTTCACCCACTGGGAGGTGTTCTCCCCCCTGGACGTGGAGGCCATGCGGCGCGGTGCGGCCCACCTGCTGGGCCGGCATGACTACTCCGCCTTCCGGGCCTCGGACTGCCAGGCGGCCCATGCCGTGCGCGAGGTCCGCCGGGTGGACATCCAGGGCACCTCCGGTGAGGAGGTGTCCGTCACCGTCGAGGGCACTGCCTTCCTCAAGCACATGGTGCGCAACCTCGTGGGCACCCTGGTGGAGGTGGGCAAGGGGCGCCGTCCCGACACCTGGGTGGCCGAGGTCCTCGCCTCGCGCGAGCGCAAGCGGGCGGGTCCCACCGCGCCGGCCCATGGGCTCGTCCTGGAGGAGGTCTTCTATGGAGACGGCCCGCCTCCTCGCACCCCGGGCGGCACGGCGGACGGCGATGACGAGGAGTGA